The sequence below is a genomic window from Bacteroidota bacterium.
GAAACGTATGCCTATTCCGTTGTGAGCAGGTTTACCTCCATTTCCAGACGTTGAACGTAGGCATTGAGTAGGTCTAGCGTGAAATTCCTCCCTGAGATGATGATACTATGCAGCGCGGCAGGGCTACCAACGGTAATCGTCCCGTCGCTGTTGCGCGTCCAAGACCAGTTGCGGGCGTCAATGGCTTCAATGACAGCCATTTGAAGTGAACCAGATTCTCGCCAGGGCAGGAATTCCCAATCCCATTCGATCCAATCATCGTCACCTTTCGGTCCAAAACTGATCTTTTGCTCGCCTAGACGGCACCACTGTGGTTCCAGTGCCGCCCACCTTTCAATTAGTCCAAACATAGAACTTGACAGATTGAACATTTTTTAGTGTCTTGACAGAACCTACACAGTAGACGGGCTCTACGAAAGGCACCTTTTGCTCGTCGCTGCATCTCCATTGGCGCATTCAAATGCGCCGGGCAGTCTCAGTCTTTAGTATCCATTTCGGGTAAGTATTTGCTACATTGTAGTTAGACCTGGATCGGCTTTTGTTTCATCCAAAAAAGCATAATTATGCCGACTAATGCACCTCAGGAATTTCAGAAAGCGGTTTCCGTGCTCGTAAAAGGACGCGTTCAAGGCGTTGGTTTCCGTGCATTTACGCGCCGGCATGCCATGTTACTGGGCCTAAAAGGAGAAGTGGCAAATCTGCCTGATGGTGCTGTTAAGGCCCATATTGAAGGATCAAGCGAACGGGTCAAACAAATGTTGCACCTGATCAAACAGGGGCCATCGTTGGCGCGCGTGGAAAAAATTGTAGTTTCGCCACTGAAGCCAACAGGGCGGTACAAGACCTTTGAGGTAGGATTGTATCGCCGGTAGGGTGGCGGAAAAATTCCCTACGCGGTAGCGGGGTGCAGGATTTAGCGGGGGAACAGGATGATGTCGCGCCCGGAATACCCAAATCCACTGAAGTTCACTTGAATCACAATGTCGTTTCCGTTGTGGTTGCGCAGGACACTGCCTTCAATGGTACCGGGGTTATATTCGCTATTGAGGGTGAGACTAATACGCTCTTCAATAATAGATCCTGTGACCTCGACGGCAAACTCATCGCTTGCGCCAACACGTTGTCCAGGTGTTGAAATTGTACCAGAACCAAGCACATCGCCTTTGTTACTGTCAAGGGTAAGGTCGAGATGACAGCAGTTGCCGGCCTGCGGGACCACATTGCTGGTCCAGCGACCTGTAAGCAGGTCGGTCTCATCACTCAAATTAAAAAGGTCACACCCGGTCAGGCCAAGCATGAGAAAACAGGTGAGGAAAATGCGTTTCATGGGTTAATGTGGGCTTGCTGCAATGTTGTGGTGTATCTGTAAGCCTATGCTAAAGATCGAATTCCTTTTTGCCGGATGCAAGGTAAAAACAATACTTTACACGAAAAATTAGAACGCACCCAAAGCAGGTTTGTTTAGCCATTTCTTCTACCTTGCGCTTTGGTTTTGCCACAGACTGCCGATACCCGTAAAGAATATACATTTCCAATGGTGGCAGCCGATATGCAAGATCTCATAAATCCCGAGACCAAATTTCAGTTTGGAAAGATCAAGATGATCAATGCCAATCTTGCTGAGATATTTATCAACGAAGACGTAAAGGTCGATCTGCAGATGGCCATCGAGTGCGAAGACGTGATGGATATGTTGATGCCGGGCAAATACGGGCTGTTGCTAAACGAGCGCAGTGCGTATT
It includes:
- a CDS encoding acylphosphatase, with product MPTNAPQEFQKAVSVLVKGRVQGVGFRAFTRRHAMLLGLKGEVANLPDGAVKAHIEGSSERVKQMLHLIKQGPSLARVEKIVVSPLKPTGRYKTFEVGLYRR